Proteins from a genomic interval of Yoonia sp. GPGPB17:
- the speB gene encoding agmatinase, with translation MSEHGYESGRLNLPFVGICTFGKYPYIQDWDSIDADVAVLGAPYDFGCQWRAGARMGPRAIREASTLFSFGHAGAYDFEDDITYLDPSEVKIVDIGDADIVHTDTMQSHANIEYGVRKILAAGAVPVVMGGDHSVNIPCINAFDDHAPIHVVQIDAHLDFVDERHGVSFGHGNPMRRAAEKPYVTGLSQIGIRNVSSTARDGYIDARKMGSDIHSVRQFRKLGVDGMLARIPKGARYYLTIDIDAFDPSIAPGTGTPSHGGFLYYEVLELIDGLAQRGDIVGVDLVEVAPDYDMTGCTSTLAAQILMNTIGRMLYHR, from the coding sequence ATGTCAGAACACGGATATGAAAGTGGACGTTTAAACCTCCCTTTTGTTGGCATCTGTACGTTTGGCAAGTACCCCTACATACAAGATTGGGATTCTATTGACGCGGATGTGGCCGTTCTCGGTGCGCCTTATGACTTTGGCTGCCAATGGCGCGCTGGTGCGCGCATGGGACCGCGTGCAATCCGCGAAGCTTCGACACTTTTTTCCTTCGGTCATGCTGGGGCGTATGACTTTGAAGATGATATCACCTATCTGGACCCCTCAGAGGTCAAGATTGTCGATATTGGCGACGCCGACATCGTCCACACGGATACAATGCAAAGCCATGCCAATATCGAGTATGGTGTGCGCAAGATCCTTGCCGCGGGTGCCGTGCCGGTTGTTATGGGCGGTGACCATTCGGTGAACATCCCCTGTATCAACGCATTCGACGACCACGCCCCCATTCATGTTGTGCAAATCGATGCCCACCTCGATTTTGTGGATGAACGCCATGGCGTCAGCTTCGGCCATGGCAATCCGATGCGTCGTGCCGCCGAAAAGCCCTATGTCACCGGGCTCAGCCAGATCGGCATTCGCAACGTCTCTTCGACTGCGCGCGATGGCTATATAGATGCCCGCAAGATGGGGTCTGACATTCATTCGGTACGCCAGTTTCGCAAACTGGGTGTTGATGGCATGTTGGCGCGTATTCCAAAGGGCGCGCGCTACTATCTGACGATTGACATCGACGCATTTGACCCATCAATCGCACCGGGAACCGGCACACCGAGCCACGGTGGTTTCTTATACTATGAGGTGTTGGAACTGATCGACGGCCTGGCGCAGCGCGGCGATATCGTAGGGGTCGATCTGGTTGAGGTTGCACCCGACTACGACATGACCGGTTGCACATCAACGCTTGCCGCCCAGATCCTCATGAATACCATCGGGCGTATGCTGTATCACAGATAG